GCGCGGACGAGCAGCGGCTCCAGTTCCGGATCCCGGCCCATGAAGCGGCGGTAGAGTTCATCCGGGGCGAGGGAGTTCCCCTTGCTCAGGACGTGCTCGCGGAAGGCGCGGCCGGTTTCCCGGTTGAGGATGCCTTCCTTCTGGAAGCGGGTGAAGGCGTCCGCATCCAGCACCTCCGCCCACTTGTAGGAATAGTAGCCCGCGGCATAGCCGGTGGGGCTGCTGAAGAGGTGGCCGAAACGCCGCATCATCGACGGCGCGTCCGTCTTCAGCGGGGCGCGGTAGTCCGCGAGGATCTCCCGGTCCACTTCGTCCAGATCCTTGCCCGCATAGCGGTCGAGGTGGATGTGCAGTTCCAGGTCCGCCTTGGCGAAGCCGAGCTGGCGCATGAAGCCGGAGCCGCTCATGTAGTTCTTCGCCGCGATCATCTTGTCGAAGAGTTCCTTCGGGATCGGCGCGCCGGTTTCGTGGTGGCGGGCGAAGAGGTCCAGCGACTCCCGGTCCCAGCAGAAGTTCTCCATGATCTGCGACGGCAGCTCGACGAAATCCCATGCGACGTTCGTTCCGGCGAGCGATTTCACCGGCACGTCACTCAGCAGGCCGTGCAACAGATGGCCGAATTCATGGAAAATGGTCTCCACCTCATTGTGGGTCAGCAGGGCCGGATTCCCGTCCACGGGCGGGCTCATGTTGCCGATGATGAGGCCGAGGTGCGGCTCGCCTTCGCCGCCGGTGTGCAGGGAGTTCATCCATGCTCCGCCACGCTTCGACTCGCGCGGGTGCCAGTCCGCGTAGAACGAGCCGAGGTGCGCGCCCGTTTCCGCGTCATGGATCTCATAGAAGGCCACCTCCGGGTGCCAGACCTCCACAGCATCACCCTTCTCCTCCGGCGCGGTACCAGGTTCATAGTACACGGACTCCAGCTTTTTGATGGTGATGCCGAACAGCTTGGTGGCGATCTCGAACATGCCCGTCATCACGCCGTCCACGGGGAAATAGGGACGCAGCGCCTCGTCATCCAGGTCGTAGTTCTCCTTCCGCTGGCGCTCCGCCCAGTACGCCACCTGCCATGGTTCCAGCGGGCCTTCCGGCTCACCGGTCTTCCCGGCCTTGAACGCGGCGAGCTGGCGGTATTCCGCGAGGAACGCGGGCTTCACCCGTTCGTGGAGGTTCTCGATGAAGCCGAGGGCGGACTCGCCGGTGCGGGCCATGCGGCGCAGCAACGTGAGGTCCGCGAAATGTTTCTGGCCGAGGATGGCCGCCTTTTCCTGCCGCAGTTGCAGGATCTTCCAGACCAGCGAGGTGTTGTCGTACTCGCCGTAGCCACCCACCTTCGAGGAGGCCTCCCATACCTGCCTGCGGATGGAGTCGTCATGCAGGTGCTGCATGACGGGGAACATGGAGGGGAACTGGAGCGTGAAGCGCCACGCGGGCTTGTCATCGGTCGCCACGCCCTTCGCCTTGGCGTTCGCCAGCGCGCCCGCCTTCGCGGAGTCCGGCAGGCCGTCCAGCTTCGCCTCGTCATCGATCACCAGCTCCCATGCGTTGGTGGAGTCGAGCACGTGCTCGGAGTATTCCTTGGTCAGCTTGGAAAGCTCCGCCTCGATCTCCGCGATGCGCTTCTTCTCCGCTTCCGGAAGGTCCGCGCCGGATTGCCGGAAATCCGCCAGTGTTTCCTCCACATGGCGCTGTTTCACCGGGTCGAGCCGCTTCACGGCGTCGTTTTCCCCATACTCTTTCAGCACCGCCCACAGCTTGTCGTTGAGCGCGATGGAGGAATAGAAATCCGTCACCTCCGGCAGCATCTTGTTCAGCGCCTCCCGCTGGGCCGGAGAGTCGGACACGGAGTCCAGATGGTTCAGCCTGCCCCAGCCATGGTTGAGCGCGGTGCTGGCTTCCTCCAGCGCGAGGAAGGTGTTCTCATAGGTGGCTTCGTCGGCCCGCACCTCGCAGACCTTCGCGATGTTGGCCTTCGCGATCTCCAGCCCCAGGCGGATGTCAGGCTCCACCGCCTCCGGGACGAGCGTGGACCAGCGGACGTGGAAATCGGGCGCGAGGAATGGATTCATGATTCGTGAAAAGGGACGGGGAGGAGTTCCCCGCCATTCTCCGCGAGGATTCCCGTTTGTCGATTTTCTTTAGGTCCTTCCCGGAGCTGGCCGGCACACAACGTTTCTTGAAAATATCCGGCCACCGCCGTAGCAATCCATCCCATGAAGCTCCCTGTCATCCTGCTCGCCGCCGTTGCGATTCTCTCATCCTCCTGCGCGACACGCACGGCGTTCACTCCGGAGCGGAGCCAGATCACGGTGGGAATGCCGGCCAAGCTGTCCGACCGCGAGCGGTCCTACATTTCCAGTGTGGATGGCAGCCTGCGCGGGCAGGGCTACCTGCCGGTGCGCCACGGCACGGGGGACATGCGGCTTGATTTCGGGATCAGCGAAGGCCCCATCAACACGGACACCAGCATCCGCCTGATCGAAGGCCGGACGGTCATCGCCGAAGGTGAAGGCAGGGCTGCGGGCGCACCATTGATCGGGCGCGACAAAGTGGCGGAAAGATCCTTCAACCGCGCGTTCGAGGCATTCGAGGCGTCCCTTCCGCATTCCTCCTCCGCCGACCAACGCAGTGCGGAGGCGAAGGGGGATCAGGAATACGTTTATTGATCCGTCAGCGGTCCCCGCCGTCCCCCTTGCCGAGCTTGGCGATCAGCTCGGACTGGGAGTGGACGTCGAA
The nucleotide sequence above comes from Akkermansiaceae bacterium. Encoded proteins:
- a CDS encoding M3 family metallopeptidase is translated as MMNPFLAPDFHVRWSTLVPEAVEPDIRLGLEIAKANIAKVCEVRADEATYENTFLALEEASTALNHGWGRLNHLDSVSDSPAQREALNKMLPEVTDFYSSIALNDKLWAVLKEYGENDAVKRLDPVKQRHVEETLADFRQSGADLPEAEKKRIAEIEAELSKLTKEYSEHVLDSTNAWELVIDDEAKLDGLPDSAKAGALANAKAKGVATDDKPAWRFTLQFPSMFPVMQHLHDDSIRRQVWEASSKVGGYGEYDNTSLVWKILQLRQEKAAILGQKHFADLTLLRRMARTGESALGFIENLHERVKPAFLAEYRQLAAFKAGKTGEPEGPLEPWQVAYWAERQRKENYDLDDEALRPYFPVDGVMTGMFEIATKLFGITIKKLESVYYEPGTAPEEKGDAVEVWHPEVAFYEIHDAETGAHLGSFYADWHPRESKRGGAWMNSLHTGGEGEPHLGLIIGNMSPPVDGNPALLTHNEVETIFHEFGHLLHGLLSDVPVKSLAGTNVAWDFVELPSQIMENFCWDRESLDLFARHHETGAPIPKELFDKMIAAKNYMSGSGFMRQLGFAKADLELHIHLDRYAGKDLDEVDREILADYRAPLKTDAPSMMRRFGHLFSSPTGYAAGYYSYKWAEVLDADAFTRFQKEGILNRETGRAFREHVLSKGNSLAPDELYRRFMGRDPELEPLLVRAGLAEPVLA